The genomic region TTTACTATAGGTTGACATTGACGCTGGGTAACACATGTGTAGCATAGGTGGGAGACGTTGAACCAGGGCCGCTAGGTTTTGGGGAGTCGCCGTTGAAATACCACCCTTGTGTTGCTTGGTGCCTAATCTGGCAACGGAGACAGTGTCTGCTGGGTAGTTTGACTGGGGTGGTCGCCTCCAAAAGAGTATCGGAGGCTTTCAAAGGTCCGCTCAATCCGCTTGGTAACCGGATGTAGAGCGCAATAGCAGAAGCGGGCTTGACTGTGAGGCCTACAAGCCGAGCAGGGTCGAAAGACGGATATAGTGATCCGGTGGTTCCGCATGGAAGGGCCATCGCTCAAAGGATAAAAGGTACGCCGGGGATAACAGGCTGATCTCCCCCAAGAGCTCATATCGACGGGGAGGTTTGGCACCTCGATGTCGGCTCGTCACGTCCTGGGGCTGGAGAAGGTCCCAAGGGTTCGGCTGTTCGCCGATTAAAGTGGCACGCGAGCTGGGTTCAGAACGTCGTGAGACAGTTCGGTCCCTATCTGTGGTGGGCGTTGGATATTTGACAGGACCTGACTTTAGTACGAGAGGACCGAGTTGGACCAGCCGCTCGTGCACCGGTTGTGACGCCAGTTGCAGCGCCGGGTAGCGACGCTGGGATGAGATAAGCGCTGAAAGCATCTAAGTGCGAAACTCACCTGAAGATGAGATATCCTATATAGGAAGAGTCGTCGTAGACCACGACGTAGATAGGCGGTAGGTGTAGAGGCCGAAATGCCACAGCCGAGCCGTACTAAGGACTCGAACGCTTTGCTTGACAATGCTCGAAACTTCGATGTTTTTCTCTTTTGTCCTTACGTCAACGGTTTTGTTGGCAGCTCGCCTCGAACACAGAGCTGCCGCACCAGTAATGGTGGCTTTAGCCCGGGTGTTCACCTCTTCCCATTCCGAACAGAGTCGTTAAGCCCCGGAGCGCCTATGGTACTGCCTTCATCGGTGGGAGAGTCGGTCGCCGCCAACCTTACTGTTTTGACCCGCACGGGTCACCCCAGCGCCCCCGCACTTCATCGTGCGGGGGCGTTTTGCGTTTATGCACACCTTGCAACTGCATACTTATTGCATAAACCTGATGCATTACTTGAAATACAGTATAAGTGTTTTTATATAGATTGCTTGAAATAAATATTCAAAATATTACTAGAATAGTAATAATTACGTATTATTGTAAAGTATAAACGGTATTTCACATTCACGACCCAAGTTTGCTTTATGCAATGCGCTTTCGCAGCGTTGTGTAATGTATAATCTTGGCCGAACATGGATGTTCATTTATGACTTCTGGGTTGTTTGTTTTTCTGTCATGCTGTACTCTTTTAATTCCAATTGGTGCTCAAATGCTGTCCGTGGTAGTTTTCGCTACCCTGTACTGGTGCTGTTCATATGCTTCAGCTCTACGGGTTTTAGCAAAGCTGTCAGTCGTGGAAGTGGTTTTAGTGAGCCTACAGAGGCCGTTTCAACTTCCCTAGTACGTGGACGTGTACTGAATGAGGTGGGCAAACCATTAGCAGGGGCTACTATACTGTGGAAAGGAAGCCCTTATGGAGTCACTACAGATTCGCAGGGCAACTACCAACTACCGCTGGCGGCTGGGCATACTGTTGTGCTGTTCAGCTATGCTGGATATGTTAACGAAGAGGTGCAAGTGCGTGGGGCAGGCGTTCAAAATGTGACACTGCTACCTTATGAGCCTAGTGTGCCAGCTTCTGGGGTGCGCGAAAAACGGTTATTGCGCAGTCTACGATAGATAACCGTCAGGTTGATACAAACAAAAAGCGCGGCTGTGAGGCCGCGCTTTTTGTTTGTATCAACCTGACGGTTATCTAACGGTTATTGGTACTGAACGTACAGCGGAGAGGGCTCGAGAGCAATAACTTCCGCCGGAGTCATGATATGGTGGGGCTTCGGCCGGGCATCGTATTCGTAGAATAGTTTAAAGCCTGTGTACTGCACTGGTTCCGCCACTATGTAGTCCTTATATGAATCCTTTTTGAGAATTGGGTCGCCGTGGCCGTCCATGTGCATTACAATCTGCACTCGCGGGTCAAGTTTGATGTTTTTATAGTTGGTAATCATCTTCCGGGTGAAGCGATGAACCGTCAGCACTTTGGGCGGCAGCTTGTTCTCGCTCACAATGCGGGCTAAGAAGTTCACGGTAAAATTCACGTCTTTGGCGTCTAGGGTGCCGATGCGCTGATTGGGTCGCACGCCGGGCATAGTAGACAGCGAAAACTCGGGGTCAATTCCTAGATGAATGATGGGGTCTTTCAGGTATTGCTCCAGTTTAGGTAGTTCAGCCTGCAAGGTGCTATGGCCAGGCTGCACGTCTAGGAACAAGATGCAGTTGTGCTCTTTGGCCCAACTAATCACCTCTTCAATGGTGGCTTTGGAATTCATCAGGCGCCATTTGCCGTCTTTACCGGGGGTGCCTTGGGCTGTAATGGTGACATTGTGCAACGCTGGCTGCACGCCTCGGCTAGGGTCGGCGGCACGCCATTCCGCTATTACTTTCTCAAACTTGCGGAACATTTGCTCCTTAGGCTCCCGGCCCAGAATGCCCATCCCTTTCGAGCGGATGTTACCATAGAAAGCCACAATGCGCTTGCCGGGCAGAATAGCGCCGGGAAGCTGCCCACTTTTCTTCGCAATGGAGTCGGCCAAAAGTGAGTCGCGGCGCATGGCCTGCAGCTTTAGCTGCACCGTATCTACCACCACTGGCTGCGTGGTGGTATCGGCTACAGCTGCTGGGTTCTCGGAGTCGGTGCCGGAGCGGGAGCCGCAACCGGGCAACGTGGTGAGGGAAAGGGCTAGGCCAAGCGAAGTGCGCCCGAAGCTGAGGGAAGAAAAATACCGCACTGAAAAGCTAAAAAGGAGGAAGGTAGTTGCCGAAAGTTACGTTTTCCGTGGGCAGCTACTGTACTCCGAGGCGGTATTTATTGTGGGGCGAACGGTGCTGGGTAGTTGAATACGCAGCCAGCTGGCTGGGTGCTGGCTTTGCTTAACTTACTGGTATTGAATATAGAGCGGGGTGGGTGTGAGGCCTACTACCTCCTGCGGGGTCATCAGACGCGAATTTGGGCGGCTGTCGTTGCGGTAGAAAATTTTGAAGCCGGCATATTCTACTGGTTCCCGGCGGATAAACTTCTGGTAGGAACTGCGCTTCACGCTGGGGGTGCCCCAGCCATCCATGTGCATTACTATCTGGACGCGCGGATCGAGCCGGATCTGCTGGTAGTTCGTGACCATATCCTGGCGGAAGCGGTGCACGACCAGCACTTTGGGCGGAAGCTTGTTTTCGCTCACCACTCGGGCCAGAAACTGCCGAGCGTAGTTGATGTCGCGCGCATCGAACTCTCCGACCTCCGTACCTGGCCGCCGCCCTGATTTCATCGAGAATTCTGGATCGATGCCGAGGTGTACGAACGGCAGGCGCAGGTATTTCTCCAGCAGCGGTAACTCCTGCGGCAGGGTGCTCAGGCCCACCTGCACATCCAGAAACACCAGCGCCTTATGTTCCTGGCCCCAGCGGATGACGCGCCGGATCGTGCTATCCGGCAACGACCGCCGATACATGCCGTCGGCCCCGGAGTCGCGCTGCGCGATGATGGCCGTCATGTGCAACGCGCGGCGCACGGGCAGCGAATCGGCTTGCTGCCACTGGGCGGCCTGTTGCTGCAGGCGCTGCAGCATCTCGTCTTTGGGTAAGGCGCCCAGAATGCCCATTGCTTTGTGCAGCGGGTTGCCGTAGAAAGCCACAATACGGTTATCGGGCAGGATGGCACCGGGCAGCTGACCACCGGCGCGGGAAATGGAGTCGGCGCGTAGCGAGTCGAGGCGGGTGGTGAGGCCTCGGGAGCGAGCCGTTGCGGCCGGGGGAACAGGTGCTTTTGACTGCGGCGGTTCGCAGCTATTCAGCATGCCCAGCAACAACACAGGGGCGGGCAGCCATATGGTTGCCCAACGACGAATCAACAGTAGAAAGCTCAACAGGTAACGAACAGGTACAACATAGGCTGCCTGCCTCTTCAGGCAAGTCCATCTGCCTAATCAGCCACCGGCAGAGGAGCTTATTTAACACGCCAGCCGGAGTTAAGTTGCATACGGTGCCGCATTGGGGCGGAGCGCAGCCGAACTTCCGGTGTCCGTTTCGGTTCAGGCAACCCGGCGGGCCTTCAGGGCTTGGCGGAGCCAACTACCGGCCAGGGCCGCCAGTCCGCCTACCAGCCCGCCAATCAGAGCCGTGACTAGCACCAGCGCAACTGCTGAGCCGCCCAGCGGCAGCAGTTGCGCCACCCGATGCGCCAGCAAGTGGTGGTTCTGCAGGCTGAGCCAGCCGGCCAGCCCCAGCCACCCCAGCCCGATGCCCAGAAAGCCGGCGACAAATGCCTGACCGGCCGTAGTTGCCGAGAAGAAGGCTAGCCCCACGCACAGCGGCGTAATCACCCACCACGTCAGGAAAAGCTGAGCCACAGTGGCCAGCACCAGAATCAGCAGGAACAGGAGCAGCGCAGATTTCATGCAGAGAAAGGGAATTGCGGTGGGAGGGAGCCAGGAGGATTAGCGGAGCGCAACGGCAGTAGCAGGAACATTGGCCGGGATGCGGCCGGGTAGTACCTGGCTGGGGCGTTGGTAGAATCTGGTTTTGCCAGTGCGGCCGCGAGGGGGCAATTCAGCGGCTGGCATCGGAATGATGACCTGCTGCCGGACTGATACGGGCTGGTTGGCGGCGTTGCGGGCAGGCGTCCAGCGGGGCATGGCGCGCACTAGGCGCAGGGCCTCCTCGTCGCAGCTGCGGCACAGGGGGCGTATGATTTCGGCAGCGCCGATACTGCCGTCAGCTTGCACCACGAAGCGTACTTCTACGGCGCTGCGCAGGTTTTCCTGCTTCAGCACTTTCGGCTCCTTCAGCTCTTTGCTGAGGTACTGGCGCAGGGCCGGGCCGCCGCCGGGGAAGCTGGCCGGCGTGGCTACCTGGCCGCCTTCGAACACATGATTGGGCCCGAGCAGCGGCACGGGAACGGTAAGCTGCACGGCTACCGCCTGCCCGTTTTGCCGGCCCGGCTCAAACGACGGCAACGCCCGCACGGCGGCCAGCGCGGCTTCGTCGCAGGTGGGGCAGAGGCTGCGTACCACTTTCAGGTCGGAAATGGTGCCAGTGGGCTGCACCACGAAATGCAGGAACACGGTGCCTTCCGTGCGGCCTTCGCGCACTTCGGGAGGCAGCACCAACGCCTGCTGCACCGCGGCGCCCAGGCTGGTGCGGCTGGCCGAGCCACTAAGGGTTGGCATCTGCTCCACATAGGTGTACACTTTCGCCGGTTCGGGCTGCGGGGACACAGGCGTATATGCCGGCAAATCCATCAGGTCAGAAGAGCGGGGCGGGGTGAGGCTAAACACGACCGGGACGGTGTAGTAGACCGGTACTGCCCGGCCGTTCTGCTTACCTGGCTCGAAGCGCGGCAGGCTCTTGATTACGCGTAAGGCTTCCTCGTCGCAACCGGACCCAAGACCTTTCTGCACCTGCACTTCGCGGATGCTGCCATCGGTACTCACGACGAACCGGACAAACACGCGGCCTTCTATTTTCTCGCGCAGGGCCAGCGCCGGGTATTTCACCTGCTGCTGAATATAAGCCCGCAGACTGTCCATGCCGCCCGGAAACACCGGCATCTGCTCTACAAAAGTGTATGCTTTGGATATGCTGGCATCCTCCGTGATGGTGCCAGCGGCGGGCGTATTCGGCGTTTTCCCAGATGGGTTTTCGAAAACCACCGGCACTGAATGACGCACTGCCACCGCTTGATCCAGGCGGCGGGCGGGGCGCCAGGGTGGCATGGCCTTTATCAGGCGCAACGCCTCGGCGTCGGTGCCCGGACTCAGGCCGCGGAGCACGCTGATGTCGGTCAGGTGCCCATCGGAGCGCACTACAAAGCCGACATACACAGCGCCCCGGATGCGCCCCTCGTGTACTTCAGCGGGCAGCCGGGCGCTCTTGAGGGATTGTTTGAGGGCAAAAAGGCCCGACGCATACTCCGGCCATATCTCCACCTGATGCGTTTCATAGATTGGCTCATCAGCAGGGGCGGCGGGCAACGACCGGCTGGTAGCATGCTGCTTCTGCGCCAGCAGGGGCAACAGCGGCAGCGTGGTTAGCAGACCTGTCAGCAGCAGGCAGCGGGAAGCAGTAGCGGATAGCAACGACATAGCAGTAAAGTGGATCAGCGAAGATAACGCCTCAGCGCTCCAGCGTCCAGGCAGTCCGGACGCGCGGGTTGGGTTCGGTGGCCGAGCGCAGGAAGATCAGCTCGTTGAGCTGGCCCACGCGCCAGGTTTCCAGCATATCGTCGTAGGCGACGGAGCCGGGGTTGCCGCTCTGCCCGCCCGGAAACACGCCGTAGGCCTTCACGCGCGGCCCCAGCGCCACCACCATGCGCCACGAAGGGCCGTTGCGCTCGGTGGTGGCATTCACAATGCCCGCGCCGCCGCCGCAGTCCAGGTCCATGTGCCCGAAGCCGGGAATCTGGAGCATGTGCAGGATGTCGGTACTTTTCTGATTCTTCCAAGCCCAGCGCGGGCCCGGCGGGCCATATTTGCGCGTCAAAGAGTCGGTGGCGAAGCGCAGGCTGCGGCGCACCAGCTGCGGCAGCGTCTCGCGCTGCGGCGTGCGTTGGTCGTCGATCCAGCGGCTGCCGGCTTCGCGTAGGATGAGCGTTTTGGTTCGGTCGCGGGCGGGCATACGCATTTCCAGGCCGGTGGCTTTCAGCCCGAAATCATCGGACCAGATGCGTTTGACGAGGTTGCCGTACCACAGCTCATACACACTGGGCGCCAGAGCGTCGGCGGTGTAGTGGTAGTTCCAGCGGCGCAGCTCGGCCAGCACACGGGCCTCGGGCGAGGCGGCTGCTACCAGCGTGTCGGCGTTGGCGGGGCCGGCGGCCAGCTGTAGCAGGCGGGGCAGGAGCAGCTGGGCCGTCACGCTGAGGTTGTCGTTTTGCAGCATCCGCAGGCTGTCGGGCGTAACCCGGCGCATGCCGGCCAGCCGCTCGTTGATGCGGTGGGCGCGGTCGTAGCTGCCGTCGCCGTAGTTCCAGTTGAGGTAGTAAGGATAGTCGGGGCCAGTGGAAAACTGATTGGCCGACGACACAAACTGCCGCGGCGGGTTCAGCACGTGCGGATTCTGCTCGGCCGGAATCCAGCCCTGCCAGTCGTAGGCCGGGTCGGTGCCATCGAGGATGAACTTGCCCTGCTCGCGCCATTTCAGCGGGAAGCGGCCGTTGGGCCAGATGGCAATATCCTTTTCGGCGCTGGCAAAAATGAAGTTCTGGGCCGGCGAGCCATAGGTGCTGAGCGCGGCCGTGTAGTCCTGGTAGTTGCGGGCCCGGTTGAGGCGGTAAAAGGTCTGATACTCGTTGGCGGCGTCGTGGGCGGTCCAGCGCATGGCGTGGGCCACGGGGGCCTGGCCGGCAAGGAAGGGCTTCTCCGGCCGGTCGTACACGATGGGGCCGTGGTGGGTGTAGAGCACGGTGTCGAGGCGGTCGGGCTGGCCGCGCACCGTAATTCGCTCCACCACCCGCCGGATGGGTTTCCAGCGGCCATCGTGCCAATACTCGCGCCGGCTGCTGTCCCGGAACTTCAGCTGGTACCAGTCCAGCACGTCAGCGGCCACGTTGGTCACGCCCCAAGCCACCTGCTCGTTGAAGCCGATGATGACCGTGGGCGTGCCCGGAATGCTCACGCCGTACACGTTCAGGCCGGGGGCGGCCAGCTGCACCTGGTACCAGATGCTGGGCAGGTTGAGCTGCAGGTGCGGGTCGTTGGCCAGCAGCGGGAAGCCCGAGGCCGACTTCGCCCCGCTCACCGCGAAGTTGTTGGAGCCTAGTTCCGGGTCGGGCTCATTCTGCGGTACCTTGCCCGACATGGCCGCCAGAAAGCCTGGCGGCGTGGCTGGTACCGGCAGGGGCGTAAAGTCGAGCGGGGTGCCGACGGGCACAATGGGCTCTTCCTGCGTTGGGTAATCCGGAAACAGGTCCTTGATGACAGCCGGGCCGTAGCGGGCCAGCGCGTTGCTCATGCGCAGGTCGTCGGAGCGGCCGCTCAGGTCAAAGGCCATGTATTTCAGAATCAGGGCACTTTTCAGCGGTTCCCAGGGCTCGGGCGCGTAGTCGAGCAGCTTGTACTCAAAGGGCAGCGTCTGGGGCGTGAGGCTGCCGATGTAGGCGTTGGCCCCGTCGGCGTAAGAGGTCAGCACGAGGCGGGTCACCGGGTCGGTCATGGCCGAGTCCAGCGAGCGGCGCGCGCCGAATGGCAGGCCCATGCGCCGGAAAAACCGGTCGGTTTCCAGCCGGGCCGGGCCCACAATCTCGGCGAGCCGGCCGCTGGCCACGTGGGCCAGAAAGTCCATCTGCCAGAGCCGGTCGCGGGCCGTGAGGTAGCCCTGCGCATAGTACAGGTCGTGGTCGTTCTGGGCGAAGATGTGGGGCACGCGCCGGTCGTCGAAACGCACCTGCACGGGCTGGCGCAGGCCCGGCAGGCGCAGCGTCTGGCGGGCGGCGGGCGCTGCGGCGGGTTCGGCGTTGCGCCAGAACCCACGGAACGGGCTCAGGAACTTGCCGAACGGCGGCACGTCGCCCTGCCGGGTGTTGAGCACCCACGTCAGCGAAACGCTGACGAGCAGCGCCAGAACAGGTTTGATAATACGCAGCATAGCAGGAAGTCCGGATAGTCTCGTTCTACAACATCCGACAAAAAAACGCGGCGCGCAAACCGTTGGGGGTTTGCGCGCCGCGTTGTTCAAAGAGTAGGCTCCGGTTAGTTGGCGGGGGCAGCCGTGCCTTTCGAGGGCAGGAACACCGCAAAGCCGGCCGATACGTTGAGGGCACCGTAGCTGTCGTAGTCGCCGTAGCCGGCCCGGTTGTAGCTGGCAATTACTTCCAGTGCTGCGCCCGGCGTCAGGAAATAGTTGTAGCCTAGACCAGCACCGAAGATGGTGGAAGTATCACTGCTGCGCTGATCTTCTTTGGTGGCAACCACCTGACCACCGGAGGCTATGTACATATTTTCCGACTGGTAACGGTTGCTACCACGTGCAATGCCTGCCTGCAAATGCCCGAAAAAGCGGTGTGCCCCTGCGCCCGGCAGGTAATAGCGCGCAAATGGCACTAGGCCTACCTCTACATTCCGGCGCGTGCTTTTTTGAAAGCCGGTTTCAAAATGACTGCGTGAGTAGCTGATTGGTAGGCCGGTACCTAACAGGAAATTGTTCCCCACGAACACCCCTGCGGAAGGAGTTAGGGTAGCTGAGATGCTGTTGTTCTTGTCGTTGCGGCCATAGCTCAGGTTGCCCACATTGGCCCCGATGTAGCGGGCGCCTTTCTCGGTTTGGGCAACAGCAGACAAGGCCAGCGCACAGCCCAGGCTGAGGAGGAATAGTTTTTTCATTGGATGAAAACAGATAAAAAAGGAAGATAGAACCGTCAGGAAGAGGCCAGACGTCGGCCAAAGGTTGCACAAAAAAGAGCTGCCCACACAACGTGCCGGCAGCTCTCCTTCTATATCAGGCAGATAATTTTTACAGATTCTCGCTCTGCCGCACTAGGCCGGCAATGCCCCATTCCTGCAGGCGCAGACGCACCCGGTCGGCCTCGGCGCGGTCCTGGAAGCCGCCTACCAGCACGCGGCTGACAGGTTTACCTTCCTTGGTGCCGGCGGCCATCGTCACGGCCAGTGAGCGGTCCAGTGCCATAATCTTGTCGAGTACGGCCTGGGCGTTGCGGGCGTCGCCGAAAGTGCCGGCCTGCACGACGAAGGTGGGCTTGGGCTCAGGCACCAGCACCACGTCGGCGGCCTCGGTGGTACCGGGCAGGATGGTGGTGGTGGCGGTGAGGGTGTTAACCGAGTCGGCGGCCAGGGCCGCGAGATCCTCGGGGGCATCGGTGGGGCCGAGGGGAGTGGTGGCCGGAACTACTTCGGCTACTACGCTCACGGCGCCGTGCTGCACGATGCCCAGCGGGCGGGCCGCAATTTCGGCCAAGTCCAGAATGCGCTGGTGGCGGAAGGGGCCCCGGTCGGTAACCCGCACCACCACGGCTTGGCCGGTGGTGGGGTTCGTGACGCGCAGGCGGGTGCCGAAGGGCAGGGTTTTGTGGGCGCAGGTATACTGGTTACGGTCAAACCGCTCGCCATTGCTGGTGCGGTGGCCCTGGTGCTCCCGACCGTACCACGAAGCGCGGCCCCGCAGCACAGTGGCGCGGCGGGAAGCAGTGGCGGGCGTTTTGTCGTCGTCGGAACGCCCGAGGGCGTAGCTAGCCGGTGCAAAGCTGGTCAGCAGCACCAGAACGAGGGACATCAGCCAGCCCGTGGTATTCAGTCGTAGAATAAACGTCATCAGTACTCTGCGTTGGTGAACACGACAAATCTAGAATTGCTGGCCAAACTAGTGCCGGGTTCCCAAGTAACTTAGCGCACCTAAGGGGATTGAAATTGTCCTTTTTATATAAAATTTGCATTTAATTTATTGCTCTCAATTAGTATCAAATAGTCTTTTGTGTTTCCTGAAGGCTGTTTTTGTATTATAATAGGACGTCTGCCAGGGCGGTAGTAAAATGAGACTATGCGCCGGTTGAAAAATATTGGCAATCAGGAGTCGGAAGGCTTTCCGGCCTGGTTGCAAAAGTCCCGGAATTTTGCTAAGAGTGTAGCCGGCCGCCAGGAGCCAGATAAGTGCAGATGAACCCGTTACGAATGGCCGGTAAAAATCCGGCTGACGGCCGCAACCGGAGTTAGGCGCGGCGCGGCATTTTGCCGTATGTTGCCATATGGATTTCGGCCGCCTTTCAGACCTACGCTACGTTGATTTCCGGCTTCCCCCGGACCACCCCGATACGGCCGCGCTGCTGGCCCGCGTTCCG from Hymenobacter canadensis harbors:
- a CDS encoding outer membrane beta-barrel protein; the protein is MGSSFLCNLWPTSGLFLTVLSSFFICFHPMKKLFLLSLGCALALSAVAQTEKGARYIGANVGNLSYGRNDKNNSISATLTPSAGVFVGNNFLLGTGLPISYSRSHFETGFQKSTRRNVEVGLVPFARYYLPGAGAHRFFGHLQAGIARGSNRYQSENMYIASGGQVVATKEDQRSSDTSTIFGAGLGYNYFLTPGAALEVIASYNRAGYGDYDSYGALNVSAGFAVFLPSKGTAAPAN
- a CDS encoding septal ring lytic transglycosylase RlpA family protein; translated protein: MSLVLVLLTSFAPASYALGRSDDDKTPATASRRATVLRGRASWYGREHQGHRTSNGERFDRNQYTCAHKTLPFGTRLRVTNPTTGQAVVVRVTDRGPFRHQRILDLAEIAARPLGIVQHGAVSVVAEVVPATTPLGPTDAPEDLAALAADSVNTLTATTTILPGTTEAADVVLVPEPKPTFVVQAGTFGDARNAQAVLDKIMALDRSLAVTMAAGTKEGKPVSRVLVGGFQDRAEADRVRLRLQEWGIAGLVRQSENL
- a CDS encoding carboxypeptidase-like regulatory domain-containing protein, translated to MLYSFNSNWCSNAVRGSFRYPVLVLFICFSSTGFSKAVSRGSGFSEPTEAVSTSLVRGRVLNEVGKPLAGATILWKGSPYGVTTDSQGNYQLPLAAGHTVVLFSYAGYVNEEVQVRGAGVQNVTLLPYEPSVPASGVREKRLLRSLR
- a CDS encoding TonB family protein: MSLLSATASRCLLLTGLLTTLPLLPLLAQKQHATSRSLPAAPADEPIYETHQVEIWPEYASGLFALKQSLKSARLPAEVHEGRIRGAVYVGFVVRSDGHLTDISVLRGLSPGTDAEALRLIKAMPPWRPARRLDQAVAVRHSVPVVFENPSGKTPNTPAAGTITEDASISKAYTFVEQMPVFPGGMDSLRAYIQQQVKYPALALREKIEGRVFVRFVVSTDGSIREVQVQKGLGSGCDEEALRVIKSLPRFEPGKQNGRAVPVYYTVPVVFSLTPPRSSDLMDLPAYTPVSPQPEPAKVYTYVEQMPTLSGSASRTSLGAAVQQALVLPPEVREGRTEGTVFLHFVVQPTGTISDLKVVRSLCPTCDEAALAAVRALPSFEPGRQNGQAVAVQLTVPVPLLGPNHVFEGGQVATPASFPGGGPALRQYLSKELKEPKVLKQENLRSAVEVRFVVQADGSIGAAEIIRPLCRSCDEEALRLVRAMPRWTPARNAANQPVSVRQQVIIPMPAAELPPRGRTGKTRFYQRPSQVLPGRIPANVPATAVALR
- a CDS encoding penicillin acylase family protein, giving the protein MLRIIKPVLALLVSVSLTWVLNTRQGDVPPFGKFLSPFRGFWRNAEPAAAPAARQTLRLPGLRQPVQVRFDDRRVPHIFAQNDHDLYYAQGYLTARDRLWQMDFLAHVASGRLAEIVGPARLETDRFFRRMGLPFGARRSLDSAMTDPVTRLVLTSYADGANAYIGSLTPQTLPFEYKLLDYAPEPWEPLKSALILKYMAFDLSGRSDDLRMSNALARYGPAVIKDLFPDYPTQEEPIVPVGTPLDFTPLPVPATPPGFLAAMSGKVPQNEPDPELGSNNFAVSGAKSASGFPLLANDPHLQLNLPSIWYQVQLAAPGLNVYGVSIPGTPTVIIGFNEQVAWGVTNVAADVLDWYQLKFRDSSRREYWHDGRWKPIRRVVERITVRGQPDRLDTVLYTHHGPIVYDRPEKPFLAGQAPVAHAMRWTAHDAANEYQTFYRLNRARNYQDYTAALSTYGSPAQNFIFASAEKDIAIWPNGRFPLKWREQGKFILDGTDPAYDWQGWIPAEQNPHVLNPPRQFVSSANQFSTGPDYPYYLNWNYGDGSYDRAHRINERLAGMRRVTPDSLRMLQNDNLSVTAQLLLPRLLQLAAGPANADTLVAAASPEARVLAELRRWNYHYTADALAPSVYELWYGNLVKRIWSDDFGLKATGLEMRMPARDRTKTLILREAGSRWIDDQRTPQRETLPQLVRRSLRFATDSLTRKYGPPGPRWAWKNQKSTDILHMLQIPGFGHMDLDCGGGAGIVNATTERNGPSWRMVVALGPRVKAYGVFPGGQSGNPGSVAYDDMLETWRVGQLNELIFLRSATEPNPRVRTAWTLER